A window of the Methanoculleus horonobensis genome harbors these coding sequences:
- a CDS encoding cation:proton antiporter: MESAALAIEIQMSLLLFLALAGYLVASRINQSATIGAILVGVLVGPSVLGLITYTDFVATLAHLGAIILLFVIGFEFNIRDILDPRYGVIGLVGVVVPWIGGYATAVFFGFDFASAVFIGTALTATSIAITANVLKEIGVLQTPAAKAIIGAAVIDDVLSLLVLAVSTDLVVSGDISAVSVGVMLGKAVGFIVVAGAVGYFGIRKVIERMDATPLARKYPEFVFIFAMMVAFLYAMLADLVGLSGIIGAFLAGVAFAGVELRQSKGVHEGAEYFQIVFASIFFVSLGILADIRALTSDMVLFLLVLTLIAIVTKVLGCALPARAMGMCREDSLIIGFGMAPRGEVAMIVALIGLESGLIGQSVFVVVVLMSLLTTLITPIVYRNWFYKGAYCPVD; the protein is encoded by the coding sequence ATGGAAAGCGCTGCCCTAGCAATTGAGATCCAGATGAGCCTCCTCCTCTTCCTCGCGCTCGCCGGCTACCTCGTGGCATCCCGTATCAACCAGTCGGCGACGATCGGGGCGATTCTTGTGGGGGTTCTGGTCGGACCGAGCGTGCTCGGCCTGATCACCTACACGGACTTCGTCGCGACCCTGGCGCATCTCGGAGCAATCATCCTCCTCTTCGTCATAGGCTTCGAATTTAACATCAGGGATATCCTCGATCCGCGCTACGGCGTCATCGGCCTTGTCGGCGTGGTCGTCCCGTGGATAGGCGGTTACGCCACTGCCGTCTTCTTCGGGTTCGACTTCGCGAGCGCGGTCTTCATCGGCACGGCGCTGACAGCGACGAGTATCGCCATAACCGCAAACGTTCTCAAGGAGATCGGCGTGCTCCAGACCCCGGCAGCGAAGGCAATCATCGGTGCCGCGGTCATCGACGACGTCCTCTCCCTCCTGGTGCTTGCCGTCTCCACCGATCTGGTGGTGAGCGGGGATATCTCGGCGGTATCGGTCGGCGTGATGCTCGGCAAGGCCGTTGGATTCATCGTCGTCGCCGGCGCCGTCGGGTACTTCGGCATCCGAAAGGTCATCGAGCGAATGGACGCAACTCCTCTGGCGCGGAAATATCCGGAATTCGTCTTCATCTTCGCCATGATGGTGGCGTTCCTGTATGCGATGCTCGCCGACCTGGTGGGCTTATCGGGCATCATCGGTGCGTTCCTTGCCGGGGTTGCCTTTGCCGGCGTCGAGCTCCGGCAGAGTAAGGGCGTCCACGAGGGCGCCGAATACTTCCAGATCGTCTTCGCCTCGATCTTCTTCGTATCGCTCGGAATCCTCGCGGACATCCGTGCGCTCACATCCGACATGGTCCTCTTCCTCCTGGTGCTGACCCTGATCGCCATCGTCACCAAGGTCCTCGGGTGTGCTCTCCCTGCCCGGGCGATGGGGATGTGCCGTGAGGACTCCCTTATCATCGGGTTCGGGATGGCCCCGCGGGGCGAGGTGGCGATGATCGTCGCGCTGATCGGGCTCGAGTCGGGGCTGATCGGCCAGAGCGTCTTCGTGGTGGTTGTCTTGATGAGCCTGCTGACCACGCTCATCACCCCGATCGTCTACCGGAACTGGTTCTACAAAGGCGCATACTGCCCTGTCGACTGA
- a CDS encoding ferritin-like domain-containing protein translates to MDTEEYRSIISNAIDREIEAYTFYRTVKEKVTDENLKNLFNELAGEESKHRKTLEALLTKEPGKLAFNTKRDYKVADALETPPLSADLKPLDGLVIAIRKELDAMQMYTQLAGLSVDPDQIELFESLASMERGHKARLEDIYTNMAFPEAW, encoded by the coding sequence ATGGACACCGAAGAATACCGTTCCATCATATCGAATGCCATCGACCGCGAGATCGAGGCATACACCTTCTACCGCACAGTCAAGGAGAAGGTCACGGACGAGAACCTGAAAAACCTCTTCAACGAGCTCGCCGGGGAGGAGAGCAAACACCGAAAGACCCTCGAAGCCCTTCTCACGAAGGAACCGGGGAAACTCGCGTTCAACACAAAGCGGGACTACAAAGTTGCCGATGCCCTGGAGACGCCACCGCTCTCGGCCGACTTAAAGCCGCTCGACGGCCTCGTCATCGCAATCAGAAAAGAACTCGACGCAATGCAGATGTACACCCAGCTCGCGGGCCTCAGCGTTGACCCGGATCAGATCGAACTCTTCGAGAGCCTCGCCTCAATGGAGCGGGGCCACAAGGCGCGCCTCGAGGACATCTACACCAACATGGCGTTTCCGGAAGCCTGGTAA
- a CDS encoding threonine--tRNA ligase: MRLLLIHSDHIEYEARKKTKVAEEDAVPKDALDEALAVFCAVESVDEENIEDAVRQAADEIVTTARQLGTTNIMIYPYAHLSSDLASPDAAVSALKGIQDILNGTDGFVVKRAPFGWYKAFSLSCKGHPLSELSRTIVPGEGAAAPKKEIEHEFFVITPEGDRKDAADYAKEETPFAALIRKELGYPGPEGAEPVHVDLMRAKELVEYEPRADVGNHRWMPRGKLIRDLLSDYVLTQVLDYGGMPVETPVMYDLGDKAIAEHAAKFGERQYRFKSGNRDMMLRFAACFGMFSIMHDMHISPNTLPLKLYELSTYSFRHEQKGEVIGLKRLRAFTMPDMHTLCRDADGALTAFEEQLAIGWKTGEDLETPLVGVFRCTRDFFDQYELWVKGIVAKSGVPMLIEVLSERTHYWIAKVDLAAIDAQGRPIENPTVQIDVESADRFDIKYYAPDGTEVHPPILHCSPTGSIERVICAMLEGTAAQEVPSFPTWLAPTQVRLVPVAERHVCFAEEIGTRLNAAGIRADVDDRDESVNKKIREAGMDWVPYVAVIGDQEAETGRLMITIRKLSEKKKPYKETMTESELVQAVKLETAGKPFRPLYTPKLLSRKPRFI; the protein is encoded by the coding sequence ATGCGACTTCTTCTGATCCACTCTGATCATATCGAATACGAGGCCCGGAAGAAGACGAAGGTCGCCGAAGAGGATGCCGTCCCAAAGGACGCCCTTGATGAGGCGCTTGCCGTCTTCTGCGCGGTTGAGTCTGTCGACGAGGAGAACATCGAGGATGCCGTCAGGCAGGCGGCCGACGAGATCGTTACCACTGCCCGGCAGCTCGGCACCACCAATATCATGATCTACCCCTATGCCCACCTCTCCTCCGACCTTGCATCGCCGGATGCAGCGGTGAGCGCTCTTAAGGGTATCCAGGATATTCTCAACGGTACGGACGGTTTCGTCGTGAAACGTGCGCCGTTCGGCTGGTATAAGGCATTCTCGCTCTCCTGCAAGGGCCACCCGCTCTCCGAACTCTCGCGGACGATCGTCCCGGGAGAAGGGGCGGCCGCGCCGAAGAAGGAGATCGAGCACGAGTTCTTCGTCATCACCCCTGAAGGTGACCGCAAAGACGCAGCCGACTACGCGAAGGAGGAGACGCCCTTCGCCGCCCTGATCCGGAAGGAACTAGGGTACCCGGGGCCGGAAGGGGCCGAGCCGGTTCACGTCGACCTGATGCGTGCGAAGGAGCTCGTGGAGTACGAACCACGCGCGGATGTTGGAAACCACCGCTGGATGCCCCGGGGCAAGCTGATCCGCGACCTTCTCTCCGACTACGTCCTCACACAGGTGCTCGACTACGGCGGGATGCCGGTCGAGACCCCGGTGATGTACGACCTCGGCGATAAGGCGATCGCGGAGCACGCGGCCAAGTTCGGGGAGCGGCAGTACCGGTTCAAGAGCGGCAACCGCGACATGATGCTCCGGTTCGCGGCGTGTTTCGGGATGTTCTCGATCATGCACGACATGCATATCTCGCCGAACACCCTCCCGCTGAAACTCTACGAACTCTCGACCTACTCGTTCCGCCACGAGCAGAAGGGCGAGGTTATCGGCCTGAAGCGTCTGCGCGCATTCACGATGCCCGACATGCACACCCTCTGCCGCGACGCAGACGGCGCGCTCACGGCGTTCGAGGAGCAGCTCGCGATAGGCTGGAAGACCGGCGAGGATCTCGAGACCCCGCTCGTCGGGGTCTTCCGGTGCACCCGCGACTTCTTCGACCAGTATGAACTCTGGGTGAAGGGGATCGTCGCGAAGTCTGGCGTGCCGATGCTGATTGAGGTTCTCTCGGAGCGGACTCACTACTGGATAGCAAAGGTCGACCTCGCGGCGATCGATGCACAGGGGAGACCCATCGAGAACCCGACCGTCCAGATCGACGTGGAGAGCGCCGACCGGTTCGATATCAAGTACTACGCACCGGACGGAACGGAGGTTCATCCCCCGATCCTCCACTGCTCGCCGACGGGCTCGATCGAGCGGGTGATCTGCGCGATGCTCGAGGGCACCGCGGCACAGGAGGTTCCCTCGTTCCCAACCTGGCTCGCCCCGACCCAGGTCAGGCTGGTGCCGGTGGCGGAGCGGCATGTCTGTTTCGCGGAAGAGATCGGCACCCGGCTGAACGCGGCCGGTATCCGGGCGGATGTCGACGACCGGGACGAGAGCGTGAACAAGAAGATCCGCGAGGCCGGGATGGACTGGGTGCCCTACGTCGCAGTGATCGGCGACCAGGAAGCCGAGACCGGCCGGCTCATGATCACCATCCGGAAACTCTCGGAGAAGAAGAAGCCCTACAAGGAGACGATGACCGAGAGCGAACTCGTCCAGGCGGTCAAACTCGAAACCGCCGGAAAGCCCTTCCGGCCGCTCTACACGCCGAAGCTTCTCTCGCGGAAGCCCCGGTTTATTTAA
- the dcd gene encoding dCTP deaminase — translation MILVDWQIEDRIRRGHIGVDPFEPSLIQPNSLDIRLGSHFVWYVPGESVIDPYDSETVCAETEEMVADSIVLAPGRFLLAETLEAIELPDDIVASIEGKSSIARLGVELHQTGGWIDAGFRGTITLEMCNVNSRPVKVYAGMPIGQLVFYRTDRAARPYNMKQDAKYMDQRQATLSRYHENARRAEE, via the coding sequence ATGATTCTTGTCGACTGGCAGATAGAAGACCGCATCAGGCGCGGGCACATCGGGGTTGATCCCTTCGAACCCTCCCTGATCCAGCCAAATTCCCTGGATATCAGGCTCGGTTCGCACTTTGTCTGGTACGTTCCGGGAGAGAGCGTGATCGACCCCTACGACAGCGAGACCGTCTGCGCCGAGACCGAAGAGATGGTGGCCGACTCGATCGTCCTCGCACCGGGTCGGTTCCTCCTCGCCGAGACGCTCGAGGCGATCGAACTCCCCGACGACATCGTTGCGAGCATCGAGGGGAAGAGCAGCATCGCGCGTCTCGGGGTCGAACTCCACCAGACGGGAGGCTGGATCGACGCAGGCTTTCGGGGGACGATCACGCTCGAGATGTGCAACGTGAACTCCCGGCCGGTCAAGGTCTACGCGGGGATGCCGATCGGGCAACTGGTCTTCTACAGAACAGATCGCGCCGCGCGCCCCTACAACATGAAGCAGGACGCGAAGTACATGGATCAGCGGCAGGCGACCCTCTCCCGCTACCACGAGAACGCGCGCCGCGCAGAGGAGTGA
- a CDS encoding RNA methyltransferase — MPEISIVLIEPLYEGNVGFTARVMKNFGFTRLVLVNPCALGDDAIMRASHARDVLEGAQRMTVEEVYNEFDFVVATTGEVSKSVCTPMRMPYYAPAEVREIVGDIDGTVAILFGRENWGLANTELKRANLICTIPTSEIYPILNLSHAVGILCYELANLPRGTYPLASPVEMDSLYRHIDAFLNRIDHPDFKRENTMTLIRRVLGRTKLTIREASTLHGLMRRTEWHLENKE, encoded by the coding sequence ATGCCCGAGATCTCAATCGTCCTGATCGAACCCCTCTATGAGGGAAACGTCGGGTTTACCGCCCGGGTGATGAAGAACTTCGGGTTCACCCGGCTGGTTCTCGTCAACCCCTGTGCGCTCGGCGACGACGCGATCATGCGCGCCTCCCACGCCCGCGACGTCCTCGAGGGCGCCCAGCGGATGACGGTCGAGGAGGTCTATAACGAGTTCGACTTTGTCGTCGCGACGACCGGCGAGGTGAGCAAGTCGGTCTGCACCCCGATGCGGATGCCCTACTACGCGCCGGCGGAGGTCAGGGAGATCGTCGGCGATATCGACGGCACGGTCGCGATCCTCTTCGGCCGGGAGAACTGGGGGCTCGCGAACACAGAACTTAAGCGCGCAAACCTCATCTGCACCATCCCGACCTCGGAGATCTATCCTATCCTCAACCTCTCTCACGCGGTCGGCATCCTCTGCTACGAGCTTGCGAACCTGCCGCGCGGGACCTACCCGCTCGCAAGCCCCGTCGAGATGGATTCGCTCTACCGGCACATCGACGCGTTCCTGAACCGTATCGACCACCCGGACTTCAAGCGGGAGAACACGATGACCCTGATCCGTCGAGTGCTCGGCCGGACGAAACTGACCATCCGCGAGGCGAGCACGCTTCACGGGCTGATGCGCCGGACGGAGTGGCATCTCGAAAACAAAGAATAG
- a CDS encoding phosphoglycerol geranylgeranyltransferase: MHANWKTWAHVTKLDPDKRLPKGVVEEIATSGTDALMLSGTLNVTRENLHELLDLVSSYGVPLVVEPASPDCAIFDRGIDHLFVPSVLNTNDVRWVVGKHYAWLRHTSSIDWDMVVPEAYIVLNPNSAVGRVTGADCSLSAGDVAAFAEVADRYFRFPIVYIEYSGTYGDPAIVQAASEAVEHATLYYGGGIRSAEQAAEMGRYADTIVVGNAVYEEGIDVLRATVRAVQ; encoded by the coding sequence ATGCACGCGAACTGGAAGACCTGGGCACACGTAACGAAACTTGACCCCGATAAACGCCTCCCGAAAGGAGTCGTCGAGGAGATCGCGACGAGCGGAACCGACGCCCTGATGCTCTCGGGCACGCTGAACGTGACGCGGGAGAACCTCCACGAACTCCTGGATCTGGTCTCCTCCTATGGGGTGCCGCTGGTGGTGGAACCAGCGAGCCCCGACTGCGCCATCTTTGATAGGGGGATCGACCACCTCTTCGTGCCGAGCGTATTGAACACGAACGACGTCCGCTGGGTCGTCGGGAAGCACTACGCCTGGCTGCGCCACACGAGCAGCATCGACTGGGATATGGTGGTGCCCGAGGCCTACATCGTCCTCAACCCGAACTCGGCCGTCGGCCGGGTGACGGGGGCAGACTGCAGCCTCTCGGCCGGGGACGTGGCCGCGTTCGCAGAGGTCGCGGACCGCTATTTCCGGTTCCCGATCGTCTACATCGAGTACAGCGGAACCTATGGGGATCCTGCAATCGTGCAGGCGGCATCCGAGGCTGTCGAGCACGCCACCCTCTACTACGGCGGCGGGATCCGTTCGGCCGAGCAGGCGGCGGAGATGGGCCGTTATGCCGACACGATCGTCGTGGGGAACGCGGTCTACGAGGAAGGGATCGACGTGCTCCGGGCGACGGTCCGGGCGGTACAGTGA
- a CDS encoding DNA topoisomerase I — protein sequence MHLIIAEKNISANRIAQILAGNEKVRATKDGSVSAYSFDTKTVVGLKGHVVEVDFEPGYTNWRSETHTPRTLIDAGIIKKPTEKKIVNLIQKLSKKADLVTIATDYDTEGELIGKEAYELVRAVNPNVRINRARFSAITPAEIRTAFENLTDLDFDLAAAGEARQTVDLMWGAALTRFISLAARRGGTNILSVGRVQSPTLAMIVEREREIESFVPQTYWMLSLDTEKDGVTIEARHTAGRFTDHEAALAAEAGTKEPLVVTDVKEGQKTDRAPTPFDTTTFIVAASRLGLSAANAMRIAEDLYMNGYISYPRTDNTVYPKSLNLNAILNTLKGGVFDKDVAWVQQNRRPVPTRGKKESTDHPPIHPTGSATREALGQDRWKVYELVVRRFLATLSPDANWATTRCTFDASGESYKATGGRLLYAGWRRIYPYSEAKENILPVLAPGERLPIKKVNLEEKETQPPARYSQSRLIQVMEELGLGTKSTRHEVIGKLVSRRYVEGNPLRPTLVGRAVIDALDNHAETITEPEMTRTLEEHMQLIKQSRRSRDDVVTESREMLHRVFDKLEAHKSEIGTEIMEQTAEEHTLGPCPACGHDLRIRHIGVSQFIGCTGYPECRFNISLPGSTWGKAIRVEATCPEHNLSHVRLIRKGARPWDIGCPLCSHIASNVEALRMMPSMTDDLMQRLHAHHIYTVSEIAGMQPEDLAKAVDVETKEAAELAREAEDALEVLRRRSELRKFVRKIVPPRKGRSHAKIIRNLLEQGIGDIHALSLADVAAIKKAGIPEATGTELLDAARGLCNERALREAGVPAVSLKKYQAGGVATPDDFCYLPIPYLASKTGINPETVHKHVDLVCRHLGRPAPQKISRTVFERGRKELLEVPGLGEATVDRLYLAGIYDAATLRVADPEKVSSITGIPKARLRDYIGHLK from the coding sequence GTGCATTTAATCATCGCAGAGAAGAACATCTCGGCAAACCGGATCGCGCAGATCCTCGCCGGCAACGAAAAAGTGAGAGCGACAAAGGACGGGAGCGTATCCGCCTACTCCTTCGACACGAAGACGGTGGTCGGCCTCAAAGGGCACGTGGTGGAGGTGGACTTCGAACCGGGCTACACCAACTGGCGGAGCGAGACCCATACACCGCGAACCCTCATCGACGCGGGCATCATCAAGAAGCCGACCGAGAAGAAGATCGTCAACCTCATTCAGAAACTCTCGAAGAAAGCGGATCTCGTCACCATTGCCACCGATTACGATACGGAAGGAGAACTGATCGGCAAAGAGGCCTACGAGCTCGTCCGTGCGGTGAACCCCAACGTCAGGATCAACCGTGCCCGGTTCTCCGCGATAACCCCTGCGGAGATCCGCACCGCGTTTGAGAACCTGACCGACCTCGACTTCGACCTCGCGGCCGCAGGGGAGGCCCGCCAGACGGTCGACCTGATGTGGGGGGCGGCGCTGACCCGGTTCATCAGCCTCGCGGCACGCCGGGGCGGCACGAACATCCTCTCCGTCGGCCGGGTCCAGAGCCCGACGCTCGCCATGATCGTCGAGCGGGAGCGCGAGATCGAGAGCTTCGTCCCCCAGACCTACTGGATGCTCTCGCTCGATACCGAGAAGGACGGCGTAACGATCGAGGCGCGGCATACCGCCGGGCGATTCACCGACCACGAAGCAGCCCTCGCCGCGGAGGCAGGGACGAAGGAGCCGCTCGTCGTCACGGACGTGAAAGAGGGGCAGAAGACCGACCGGGCGCCGACGCCGTTCGACACCACGACCTTCATCGTCGCGGCGAGCCGCCTGGGGCTCTCGGCGGCGAACGCGATGCGGATCGCCGAAGACCTCTACATGAACGGGTACATCTCCTACCCGAGAACCGACAACACGGTCTACCCGAAGTCGCTGAACCTGAACGCGATCCTCAATACCCTCAAAGGAGGAGTCTTCGATAAGGACGTCGCCTGGGTGCAGCAGAACCGGCGGCCCGTCCCGACCCGGGGCAAGAAGGAGAGCACCGACCACCCGCCGATTCACCCGACAGGCTCCGCGACCCGCGAGGCTCTCGGGCAGGACCGGTGGAAGGTCTACGAGCTCGTCGTGCGGAGATTCCTCGCGACCCTCTCTCCCGACGCGAACTGGGCGACCACCAGGTGCACCTTCGACGCGTCCGGCGAGTCCTACAAGGCCACGGGCGGCAGGCTCCTCTATGCCGGGTGGCGCCGGATCTACCCCTACTCGGAGGCGAAAGAGAACATCCTCCCGGTGCTTGCCCCGGGTGAACGGCTGCCGATCAAGAAGGTGAACCTCGAGGAGAAGGAGACACAGCCGCCGGCGCGCTACTCCCAGAGCCGGCTCATCCAGGTGATGGAGGAACTCGGCCTCGGCACGAAGAGCACCCGGCACGAGGTGATCGGCAAACTCGTCTCCCGCCGCTACGTGGAGGGCAACCCGCTCCGCCCGACGCTCGTTGGCCGGGCGGTCATCGACGCGCTCGACAACCACGCCGAGACGATCACGGAGCCGGAGATGACCCGGACGCTCGAAGAGCACATGCAACTCATCAAGCAGAGCCGGCGCTCCCGCGACGACGTCGTCACCGAGTCCCGCGAGATGCTCCATCGGGTCTTCGACAAACTCGAGGCGCACAAGTCGGAGATCGGCACCGAGATCATGGAGCAGACGGCAGAAGAGCATACCCTCGGCCCCTGCCCCGCCTGCGGCCACGATCTCCGGATCCGGCATATCGGCGTCTCCCAGTTCATCGGCTGCACCGGCTACCCCGAGTGCCGGTTCAACATCAGCCTGCCCGGCAGCACCTGGGGCAAGGCAATCCGGGTCGAAGCGACCTGTCCGGAGCACAACCTCTCCCACGTCCGCCTGATCCGGAAAGGCGCCCGCCCATGGGACATCGGCTGTCCACTCTGCAGCCATATCGCCTCGAACGTCGAGGCGCTCCGGATGATGCCCTCGATGACCGACGACCTCATGCAGCGCCTGCACGCGCACCACATCTACACGGTCTCCGAGATCGCGGGCATGCAGCCTGAAGACCTCGCGAAAGCCGTCGACGTCGAGACAAAAGAGGCCGCAGAGCTCGCGAGAGAGGCAGAGGATGCGCTCGAGGTTCTCCGGCGCCGTTCGGAACTCAGGAAATTCGTCCGGAAGATCGTGCCCCCGAGGAAGGGCCGGAGCCACGCGAAGATCATCCGAAACCTTCTCGAACAGGGGATCGGCGATATCCACGCGCTCTCGCTGGCCGACGTTGCGGCGATCAAGAAGGCCGGGATCCCGGAGGCTACCGGAACCGAACTCCTGGACGCGGCCCGCGGCCTCTGCAACGAGCGCGCCCTCCGGGAGGCCGGAGTTCCCGCGGTCAGCCTGAAGAAGTACCAGGCAGGCGGCGTCGCGACTCCCGACGACTTCTGTTACCTCCCCATCCCCTACCTTGCAAGCAAAACCGGCATTAACCCGGAAACCGTACATAAACATGTGGATCTGGTCTGCAGGCACCTCGGGCGCCCTGCCCCCCAGAAGATCTCCAGGACGGTCTTTGAGCGCGGGCGCAAAGAACTCCTGGAGGTCCCCGGGCTCGGTGAGGCGACCGTGGACAGGCTCTACCTTGCAGGCATCTATGACGCCGCAACGCTCCGTGTTGCCGACCCGGAGAAGGTCTCCTCTATCACCGGCATCCCGAAGGCCAGACTCCGCGACTACATCGGCCACCTGAAGTGA
- the gatB gene encoding Asp-tRNA(Asn)/Glu-tRNA(Gln) amidotransferase subunit GatB, giving the protein MKTIVGLEIHVQLSTATKLFCGCSTDYRDDEPNTHCCPVCLALPGALPRLNKKAVDYGLKVAKALDMKVLEESEFARKNYFYPDLPKAYQITQYDKPLAVEGTVEIEDDEGHEKIVRITRVHLEEDPGRLVHVAGGSKYSLVDYNRSGIPLLEIVTEPDMRSPQEARRFLNKLRTILEYLGVFDGDREGGLRVDANISLEGSERVEVKNISSYKGVEKALTFEVTRQKNLLRRGQKVTRETRHFMEGRGITTSARSKEEEHDYRYFPEPDLRPLRVADRVAAIDLPELPVARKNRFVAQYGISLNHARTLTGDPKLADFYERVASVDPVLAATWVADTLLGELNYRDMGIAVVPADRIAELLALLRTETITDKAGVQVLREMLDACAAGKPCEPPAVIVEREGLARATGDEFTQVVEKAVAANPRAVEDYRAGKKGALNFLVGQVMKETRGRADPRELGRIVSEYIDTGGV; this is encoded by the coding sequence ATGAAGACGATCGTCGGGCTCGAGATCCACGTCCAGCTCTCGACCGCGACAAAACTCTTCTGCGGGTGCTCGACCGACTACCGCGACGACGAGCCGAACACCCACTGCTGTCCGGTCTGTCTCGCCCTGCCCGGAGCGCTCCCGCGCCTGAACAAAAAAGCGGTCGATTACGGCCTGAAGGTTGCAAAGGCCCTCGACATGAAAGTCCTGGAAGAGTCGGAGTTCGCCCGGAAGAACTATTTCTATCCCGACCTCCCGAAAGCCTACCAGATCACGCAGTACGACAAACCGCTCGCGGTCGAAGGGACGGTCGAGATCGAGGACGACGAGGGGCACGAGAAGATCGTCCGGATCACCCGGGTGCACCTCGAAGAGGATCCGGGGAGGCTCGTCCACGTCGCGGGCGGCTCGAAGTACTCGCTCGTCGACTACAACCGATCGGGTATCCCGCTCCTTGAGATCGTCACCGAACCGGACATGCGCTCCCCGCAGGAGGCACGCCGGTTCCTCAACAAACTCCGGACGATCCTCGAGTATCTCGGTGTCTTCGACGGCGACCGGGAAGGCGGCCTCCGTGTGGACGCAAACATCTCCCTCGAAGGCTCCGAACGGGTCGAGGTCAAGAACATCTCCTCCTACAAGGGCGTCGAGAAGGCCCTCACGTTCGAGGTGACCCGGCAGAAGAACCTGCTCCGGCGCGGCCAGAAGGTGACGCGAGAGACCCGGCACTTCATGGAAGGGCGCGGGATCACCACCTCCGCCCGCAGCAAGGAGGAGGAGCACGACTACCGCTACTTCCCCGAGCCCGATCTCCGACCGCTCCGGGTCGCTGACCGGGTCGCGGCGATCGACCTCCCCGAACTGCCCGTCGCCCGGAAGAACCGGTTCGTAGCGCAGTACGGCATATCGCTCAACCACGCCCGGACGCTGACCGGCGACCCAAAACTCGCCGACTTCTACGAGCGCGTTGCATCCGTCGACCCGGTTCTCGCTGCCACCTGGGTGGCCGACACACTGCTTGGAGAACTCAACTACCGCGACATGGGTATCGCCGTCGTCCCGGCCGACCGCATCGCGGAACTCCTCGCGCTTCTGCGGACGGAGACGATCACCGATAAGGCCGGTGTCCAGGTGCTCAGAGAGATGCTCGATGCCTGCGCCGCCGGCAAGCCCTGCGAGCCTCCCGCTGTCATCGTGGAGCGCGAAGGGCTCGCCAGGGCCACAGGAGACGAGTTCACACAGGTCGTCGAGAAGGCGGTCGCCGCGAACCCCCGGGCCGTGGAGGACTACCGGGCCGGCAAGAAGGGAGCCCTGAACTTCCTCGTGGGGCAGGTGATGAAAGAAACCCGCGGCCGGGCGGATCCGCGGGAACTCGGCCGCATCGTATCCGAGTATATTGATACAGGCGGGGTGTAA